Proteins from a single region of Schistocerca gregaria isolate iqSchGreg1 chromosome 3, iqSchGreg1.2, whole genome shotgun sequence:
- the LOC126354134 gene encoding keratin-associated protein 5-2-like, which produces MSSFFANKCVCQCSPSSQISVCPCSASSQIGVCQCSASSQIGVCLCSASSQIGVCQCSASSQIGVCQCSASSQIGVCLCSASSEIGVCLFSASSQIGVCQCSASSQIGVCLCSASSQISVCLCSASSQICVCQYSASSQIGVCQCSPSSQISVCPCSASSQIGVCQCSASSQIGVCLCSASSQIGVCLCSASSQIGVCLCRASSQIGVCQCSTSSQISVCHCSASSQISVCKCRASSQISVCLCSASSQIGVCLCSAYSQIGVCQCSASSQISVCQCSASSQIGVCQYSASSQIGVCLCSAYSQIGVCQCSAS; this is translated from the exons gtgtttgtcagtgtagtccttcttcccaaataagtgtgtgtccgtgtagtgcttcttcccaaataggtgtgtgtcagtgtagtgcttcttcccaaataggtgtgtgtctgtgtagtgcttcttcccaaatag gtgtatgtcagtgtagtgcttcttcccaaataggtgtgtgtcagtgtagtgcttcttcccaaataggtgtgtgtctgtgtagtgcttcttccgaaataggtgtgtgcctgtttagtgcttcttcccaaatag gtgtgtgtcagtgtagtgcttcttcccaaataggtgtgtgtctgtgtagtgcttcttcccaaataagtgtgtgtctgtgtagtgcttcttcccaaatatgtgtgtgtcagtatagtgcttcttcccaaataggtgtttgtcagtgtagtccttcttcccaaataagtgtgtgtccgtgtagtgcttcttcccaaataggtgtgtgtcagtgtagtgcttcttcccaaataggtgtgtgtctgtgtagtgcttcttcccaaataggtgtgtgtctgtgtagtgcttcttcccaaataggtgtgtgtctgtgtcgtgcttcttcccaaataggtgtgtgtcagtgtagtacttcttcccaaataagtgtgtgtcattgtagtgcttcttcccaaataagtgtgtgtaagtgtcgagcttcttcccaaataagtgtgtgtctgtgtagtgcttcttcccaaataggtgtgtgtctgtgtagtgcttattcccaaataggtgtgtgtcagtgtagtgcttcttcccaaataagtgtgtgtcagtgtagtgcttcttcccaaataggtgtgtgtcagtatagtgcttcttcccaaataggtgtgtgtctgtgtagtgcttattcccaaataggtgtgtgtcagtgtagtgcttcttaa